A window of Mobiluncus massiliensis genomic DNA:
TACTTTCCTACGGACGTTTTCAGTTCCACCGCGTCGTATAGGCCCGCGCCAGCCCCGTAGTTATCCATGATCTCGCGCAGTTTGCCCGATGCCAACAGGGAATCCATCGCCGCCTTAATCGCGGCGGACAGTTCCTGATTCTGGTTATCCACCACAATCCCGATGGGGCTAGGGTCCAGAATCTCGCCGACTTGCTCCATCTGACCGCGGGTCTGTTTCACGTAATAGGTCGTGACCGGATCATCGGCGAGCATTGCCTGATACTGGCCCGAAATAACCTTCGGGAATACGTTGGATAGCAACTCTTCCTTTTGAATGACGACCGGCGGTTTGCCGCTGGCTTCGCACTGTTCGCTCATTTTCGGCAGCAGTTCCGTTTCCTGCAGCGTACCGGTTTGCACCCCGATGGTTTTGCCGCAAACGTCCTTGGGGTCAAAGCCCTGCGGGTTGCCTTTCGCCACCGCGAACAGTGAGCCCATATCCATATAAGCCAGCATGTCGTAGTTGGCAACGCGCTCTGGCGTAACCGTAAACGAAGACGCCCCCAAATCGTAAGTCGTACCAATCTTGGGCAAAAGCGCGCCAAACGCTTCAGTAGTGGTGGTGCCGTCCTCGAGACCCATAGTCAGGGCAATAGCCTTTACCATGTCCACTTCGTAGCCGGTGGGGGTGGTGCCGTCCTCCATCAGGAATTCCGCCGGGGCGTAGCTGGTAGAAGCGCCGTTGCGCAGCACCCCGCGTTCCTTTACGTCGGCGGGAACCAGCGCTTCGACCTTGGGGTCGGGCTTAATCGTCGAAAAATCGAAAGCGGCGGTGGAATTGGATTGCGGATTAGCAGCATCGTCGCCACCTGCGTTTCCTGTGGAAGCAGTGGAGCATCCGGCTAAGCCCAGAGAGGCTGCAGCTAGAAGCATGGCAACGGTAAGACGACGCATGAGATTCTCCTTGTTGACGGTCGTGTAAATGAACTATCGGTATAAATTTACAGAGCCATGCAACTTTATGCAAGTCTTAGCGCATAAAAACAGAGAAATTGTAATAATTTTTCATCCCGCCTGTCCGGGACAACCGCGGATAAATTTTATCCGTACAAAGCGCGCCGATTAGGGCGAACTCGGTAGGGATCAATCCCTTTGGGGATGGGCAACCCCTGATTGCGGTGAATCGCGAGCAGTCGTTTTTGCACCGCGGGAATCTCGTTTCGATTCAGAGCGCGTGGAGCTTTATACATGGCTTTCATCACGTGTTCCAAGCGAACCTGGCCGTCTTCAGTACCGCATTCCACGGCATGTACCGGTACCTGAGCAACGACCCGCGTGGTTTTTTTCACCTCATCGTTGAGCAACTTGCTGGCGCGAGTGTGCGGCCCCTCGCTGACCAGGAAAATCCCGCGAGGCCCTACGAAACGCCACACTAAGTCCTGATCCTTGTTAACCGCAACGGGCTCTTCCTCGGCAAACCAGGACCGGCGCAGCAACTGGCGCAGCGCCCCGACACAGCCCTTCATGCCCTCAATCTGGCGCAGCATAGCGCGGGACAAAAATGCGGAAATCCAGGCCATCGGCACGACCATCAGCACCAGAACAATGGTGATTGCCCCCATAATCCAGTGTTTGCCCGCAATCATGTACCACACGGTCAAGGCTTCGGCTACAACCAGAGTTGCCAAAATCGCCCACACAATCCACGGGAAGGACCGCCTCACAATGGTGAAAGAGTCCTTTAAGTTTTGGAATATATTGCGTTTCTTTCCGGAGGTGTCGCCCCCGGTCGCGGTGTTGTTTTTCTTAGCCATCGCCTTTATCTTAGGGGATTTTTATCCCAGGGGTAAACCGAGTTCTGCCGCTGTGTCCAAAGTTATCCACAGGTTTGAAAATGTCTGTTGATTTTTATTTATGTATTTAGATATATATTGAGCTATGGAACTTGTTGGCTATGTCTTATATGAACCGGTTGGGTTTGGTAAAAGCGGCCCCATGTGGCGGGTGGTAGACGACCAGGGCGGTACCCACGCGCTGCAGCTGTTGGGCGGCACGCTGTCGGCTCAGCTGGAGTCCCGACTGCGGACGTTGCGAAAGGTATCGTGCCCGAACCTGCTGAAACTCCACGAGTTACGCAAACTGACCGATGGCCGCTACGTGGCTATTTTTGAGTATCTGGACGGGCAAGACCTGGAAGTGCTGCGGGCGGGACGCGAGTTCAGTACGCCGCAGGTCAACTTCATCGCGCTGTCCCTGGCTCGGGGTTTGGCGGCGCTGCACGAGGTCGGTTTGAACCACGGGGACGTTTCGGCGGCGAATCTGATGGTGACGGCACAAGGCCGGGTGGTTCTGGTAGACCTGCTCGGTGACGTGGGGACGACGCGGGCGTTTAGCGCGCCGGTAACGGAGGGGCTGAATTGGGGCGGCGCGGCGGGAGAAGCCTCTGGGCCGGAGGCGGCATCCGTTGTTGCTGCCGGGGCGTCTGTGGCGGTGAATCAAGCCGGTGATGTATACGCGATGGCGCAGGTGCTGCTGGCATTGGGAATGGACGCGGGTCTGTTGAAAGCCGCGTTGAATCCGGTGGCGAGCGCGCGACCCAGCGCGGGGGAACTTGCCGAGGCGTGGGAGAGTCTGCCGTGCTGTGGCATTGACCTGTTGGGCGGGGCGGAGCTGATGGCGGCACGGATGCGGGCGGCCGGACGAGACGTGGCCACCGAGCTGGTTACACCGTCGCGCCGTCCGGTGCCAGCGCGGCGCCAACGCCACGAAACTCGCCCGCCCAGCCCAATATTGCGCTGGGGATTGCCGGCTTTGGCGGGAGCGGCGCTGGCGCTGGGAGCGGTCCTGTTTCCACGGCTGGCGGAGCTCCCGAGCGCGGCTCAAGCGTTGCCCGCACAGTCCGCAAAACCGAGCGCGGCGGCGCTTTTGACGGATAACTCCGCGCCCAGCTCTGGCGCGAGGCAAAAAGGCGGCGCCAACACGCCAAACTCGCCGCACCACACTGCTGCACCCCTTCCCGATGCGACGATGCCGTCCGAAAGCCTCGCGGAACCGGCAGCTCCCGAAAGCTCGTCACCAGCCACGCCACCGGCTGACCTGCTGCCTAATTCACCGGACAGTCAAGCGAAACCCCCGAACTTGCGCGATCCCATCACGGACGATGCTTCGGCCCAGGAAATCCTGCAGCTGTTGCTGACCAAACGCGATGCGGCCCTGACGCACCAGGACCGGGCGGCTTTAGAGAAACTCAGTGTTAAGGATTCGATAGCCGGGTCCGCCGATGCGAGTTTGTTGGCCGCTTTGCAGGCCAGTCAAGCCCAGGTTGAGGGCTTGTCCACCGCGGTGAAGTCAGCGACTATCGTGGCGGGCAATAAGGGCGGCGCCGGCAAGAATGCGCGTTCAGTGCGTCTGCGGGTGACTCTGACGCAAGGTGCCTACACCCAAATTGACCGTATCGGGAACCGCCACCAAATCGCGGCGATTCCCGATACGGGATCTGAGATTCTGTTATCCGGCAATCCGTGGAAGATTGCTTCGGTGGTACGACTCAATTGAGCCTGTTTTTACGTGAAATCCGGCTCTAACCGACGTAGGCGAGCGTGGTGCCGACGTCTACGGTTTCGTCTTCGGTGACGACGATTTGGGTGATGGTGCCGGCTATGGGGGAGGGGATTTCGGTGTCGACTTTGTCGGTGGAGACTTCTAGGAGGGGTTCGTCCAGGGCGACGGTGTCGCCGACGTTCTTTAGCCACTTTGTGACGGTGCCTTCGGTGACGGATTCGCCCAAGGCCGGCATCTTAATGGGCTGACCCGTTCCACTCACCGCAGGAGCTTGTGGTGCCGCCGGGACCTCTGACACGGCCGGAGCCGCTGGGGCTACCGGAGGAATCGGCGGAACCGGAGGAACCGGGGGAGCTGGAATAGTCGAGGGAGCTGGTGCGGTCGGTGCCG
This region includes:
- a CDS encoding DUF4191 domain-containing protein; this encodes MAKKNNTATGGDTSGKKRNIFQNLKDSFTIVRRSFPWIVWAILATLVVAEALTVWYMIAGKHWIMGAITIVLVLMVVPMAWISAFLSRAMLRQIEGMKGCVGALRQLLRRSWFAEEEPVAVNKDQDLVWRFVGPRGIFLVSEGPHTRASKLLNDEVKKTTRVVAQVPVHAVECGTEDGQVRLEHVMKAMYKAPRALNRNEIPAVQKRLLAIHRNQGLPIPKGIDPYRVRPNRRALYG
- a CDS encoding transporter substrate-binding domain-containing protein — protein: MRRLTVAMLLAAASLGLAGCSTASTGNAGGDDAANPQSNSTAAFDFSTIKPDPKVEALVPADVKERGVLRNGASTSYAPAEFLMEDGTTPTGYEVDMVKAIALTMGLEDGTTTTEAFGALLPKIGTTYDLGASSFTVTPERVANYDMLAYMDMGSLFAVAKGNPQGFDPKDVCGKTIGVQTGTLQETELLPKMSEQCEASGKPPVVIQKEELLSNVFPKVISGQYQAMLADDPVTTYYVKQTRGQMEQVGEILDPSPIGIVVDNQNQELSAAIKAAMDSLLASGKLREIMDNYGAGAGLYDAVELKTSVGK
- a CDS encoding protein kinase, encoding MELVGYVLYEPVGFGKSGPMWRVVDDQGGTHALQLLGGTLSAQLESRLRTLRKVSCPNLLKLHELRKLTDGRYVAIFEYLDGQDLEVLRAGREFSTPQVNFIALSLARGLAALHEVGLNHGDVSAANLMVTAQGRVVLVDLLGDVGTTRAFSAPVTEGLNWGGAAGEASGPEAASVVAAGASVAVNQAGDVYAMAQVLLALGMDAGLLKAALNPVASARPSAGELAEAWESLPCCGIDLLGGAELMAARMRAAGRDVATELVTPSRRPVPARRQRHETRPPSPILRWGLPALAGAALALGAVLFPRLAELPSAAQALPAQSAKPSAAALLTDNSAPSSGARQKGGANTPNSPHHTAAPLPDATMPSESLAEPAAPESSSPATPPADLLPNSPDSQAKPPNLRDPITDDASAQEILQLLLTKRDAALTHQDRAALEKLSVKDSIAGSADASLLAALQASQAQVEGLSTAVKSATIVAGNKGGAGKNARSVRLRVTLTQGAYTQIDRIGNRHQIAAIPDTGSEILLSGNPWKIASVVRLN